A section of the Castanea sativa cultivar Marrone di Chiusa Pesio chromosome 12, ASM4071231v1 genome encodes:
- the LOC142618953 gene encoding kinesin-like protein KIN-10C isoform X2, which yields MASTPSGRPDRTKAVNPTRKVRVVAKIRGFADSESSTVPWISVNKPNGEISDSVTISFGDSGSRKESCEVNYCYEQNEDNDLIFSREVKPLIFGVFEGCNSTVIACGARGSGKTFVIQGSDEKPGLATLAMAEILSMAEQNGNLVTISFYEVYQEHVYDLLDPKQPTVSILEDKGKIQHKGLSQVFVKSVTEFHKLHASMCGSRKSVQKIASELPRRNHRGLIIHVMSPSKNDDFCLVGKMNFVDLAGYEDARRKSTDGLNLVESTKINRSIYAIHNVVYSLNANESHVPYRESKLTHMLKDSLGGLNRILMITCLNPSFCQDSVYMVSLASRSCLGINRGAVDSTKKAKSSTRPMVPSSHKKNILPGSVSTTVKKHTASKVHLSEKKANCLASALKGRKLFDEAIHQTTSEKGKCISNDTNVTVLSEVENENPLAVVVKDIESTSPLQKEASPLPISSAVKTPIPNKDFLASEVSVYGEDHHEQDTTYANGSSDGMDKENQHILANESVSPPISSRLRELSNSLKLLCSSTSSYDQVSTEIVEPKTPIMEQSRTLDDRWDVADVSSPWGTFSMRSSGMKNSLVQEYLRFLNTADKEDLKRLKGIGEKRATYIVKLREESPEPLKSLDDLTKVGLSAKQIKGMMKKEAAKLFN from the exons ATGGCTTCTACTCCATCGGGCCGACCCGACCGCACCAAGGCCGTTAACCCGACCCGAAAGGTTCGAGTCGTAGCGAAGATCCGAGGCTTCGCGGACTCCGAGTCATCAACGGTGCCGTGGATCTCCGTGAACAAACCAAACGGAGAGATCTCAGATAGCGTTACAATTTCATTCGGAGACTCCGGAAG TCGTAAAGAGTCCTGTGAAGTTAATTACTGTTACGAGCAAAATGAAGACAATGATTTGATATTCTCAAGGGAGGTAAAGCCCttgatttttggggtttttgaaggATGTAACTCCACTGTTATTGCATGTGGAGCAAGAGGGAGCGGAAAGACTTTTGTAATTCAG GGCTCTGATGAGAAACCAGGTTTGGCTACACTAGCCATGGCTGAAATTCTTTCTATGGCTGAGCAAAATGGGAATTTGGTTACTATATCTTTCTATGAGGTTTATCAGGAGCATGTGTATGATCTTTTGGATCCAAAACAGCCAACAGTTTCTATATTGGAAGATAAAGGCAAAATTCAACATAAAGGACTTTCTCAG gTTTTCGTCAAATCTGTTACAGAATTTCACAAACTACATGCCAGCATGTGTGGTTCGCGTAAATCAGTTCAAAAAATAGCGAGCGAACTTCCTCGCAGGAATCATAGGGGTTTAATAATACATGTTATGTCTCCCAGTAAAAATGATGACTTTTGTCTTGTAGGCAAGATGAATTTTGTTGACTTGGCAG GGTATGAGGATGCCAGAAGAAAGAGTACTGATGGGCTTAATCTTGTTGAAAGTACCAAAATTAATCGGTCCATATATGCCATACATAATGTCGTTTATTCACTGAATGCCAACGAAAGCCATGTACCTTACCGGGAAAGCAAGCTTACTCACATGTTAAAAGATTCTTTGGGTGGGCTGAACAGAATTTTAATGATCACTTGCTTG aACCCATCCTTTTGCCAAGATTCTGTGTACATGGTGAGTTTAGCATCTCGGTCTTGTCTAGGTATCAATCGGGGTGCAGTGGACTCCACAAAGAAAGCCAAAAGTTCAACAAGACCAATGGTGCCTTCTTCACATAAGAAGAATATTCTACCTGGAAGTGTTTCCACTACTGTGAAGAAACATACAGCTTCAAAAGTGCATCTTTCTGAAAAGAAAGCCAATTGTTTGGCTTCTGCACTGAAAGGAAG gAAACTATTTGATGAAGCAATTCATCAGACCACATCTGAGAAG gGGAAGTGCATTTCAAATGATACCAATGTAACAGTGCTTTCAGAAGTg GAAAATGAAAATCCATTAGCAGTTGTCGTGAAGGATATAGAATCTACTTCTCCATTGCAAAAG GAAGCTTCCCCATTACCAATTTCTAGTGCAGTGAAAACTCCAATACCAAATAAG gattttctGGCTAGTGAGGTTTCTGTTTATGGTGAGGACCATCATGAGCAAGATACTACCTATGCTAATGGCAGCA GTGATGGCATGGATAAGGAAAACCAACATATTTTGGCCAATGAAAGTGTTTCACCACCAATAAGTTCAAGACTACGAGAATTATCAAACAGCCTCAAACTACTCTGTTCTTCAACTTCATCATATGATCAAGTGTCTACTGAAATTGTGGAACCAAAAACACCAATAATGGAACAAAGTAGGACACTTGATGATAGATGGGATGTTGCAGATGTCAGCAGTCCTTGGGGAACATTTAGTATGCGCAGTTCTGGAATGAAG AATTCCCTTGTTCAGGAATATCTTAGGTTTCTAAACACAGCTGACAa GGAAGATTTGAAAAGATTAAAG gGAATAGGAGAGAAGAGAGCTACCTATATTGTTAAACTTCGTGAAGAATCTCCTGAGCCCTTAAAGAGC CTTGATGATCTAACAAAGGTTGGACTTTCAGCAAAACAG ATAAAGGGCATGATGAAAAAGGAGGCTGCGAAGCTTTTTAATTAG
- the LOC142618953 gene encoding kinesin-like protein KIN-10C isoform X1, whose protein sequence is MASTPSGRPDRTKAVNPTRKVRVVAKIRGFADSESSTVPWISVNKPNGEISDSVTISFGDSGSRKESCEVNYCYEQNEDNDLIFSREVKPLIFGVFEGCNSTVIACGARGSGKTFVIQGSDEKPGLATLAMAEILSMAEQNGNLVTISFYEVYQEHVYDLLDPKQPTVSILEDKGKIQHKGLSQVFVKSVTEFHKLHASMCGSRKSVQKIASELPRRNHRGLIIHVMSPSKNDDFCLVGKMNFVDLAGYEDARRKSTDGLNLVESTKINRSIYAIHNVVYSLNANESHVPYRESKLTHMLKDSLGGLNRILMITCLNPSFCQDSVYMVSLASRSCLGINRGAVDSTKKAKSSTRPMVPSSHKKNILPGSVSTTVKKHTASKVHLSEKKANCLASALKGRKLFDEAIHQTTSEKASSLPDIVSTVEPLEQEEGKCISNDTNVTVLSEVENENPLAVVVKDIESTSPLQKEASPLPISSAVKTPIPNKDFLASEVSVYGEDHHEQDTTYANGSSDGMDKENQHILANESVSPPISSRLRELSNSLKLLCSSTSSYDQVSTEIVEPKTPIMEQSRTLDDRWDVADVSSPWGTFSMRSSGMKNSLVQEYLRFLNTADKEDLKRLKGIGEKRATYIVKLREESPEPLKSLDDLTKVGLSAKQIKGMMKKEAAKLFN, encoded by the exons ATGGCTTCTACTCCATCGGGCCGACCCGACCGCACCAAGGCCGTTAACCCGACCCGAAAGGTTCGAGTCGTAGCGAAGATCCGAGGCTTCGCGGACTCCGAGTCATCAACGGTGCCGTGGATCTCCGTGAACAAACCAAACGGAGAGATCTCAGATAGCGTTACAATTTCATTCGGAGACTCCGGAAG TCGTAAAGAGTCCTGTGAAGTTAATTACTGTTACGAGCAAAATGAAGACAATGATTTGATATTCTCAAGGGAGGTAAAGCCCttgatttttggggtttttgaaggATGTAACTCCACTGTTATTGCATGTGGAGCAAGAGGGAGCGGAAAGACTTTTGTAATTCAG GGCTCTGATGAGAAACCAGGTTTGGCTACACTAGCCATGGCTGAAATTCTTTCTATGGCTGAGCAAAATGGGAATTTGGTTACTATATCTTTCTATGAGGTTTATCAGGAGCATGTGTATGATCTTTTGGATCCAAAACAGCCAACAGTTTCTATATTGGAAGATAAAGGCAAAATTCAACATAAAGGACTTTCTCAG gTTTTCGTCAAATCTGTTACAGAATTTCACAAACTACATGCCAGCATGTGTGGTTCGCGTAAATCAGTTCAAAAAATAGCGAGCGAACTTCCTCGCAGGAATCATAGGGGTTTAATAATACATGTTATGTCTCCCAGTAAAAATGATGACTTTTGTCTTGTAGGCAAGATGAATTTTGTTGACTTGGCAG GGTATGAGGATGCCAGAAGAAAGAGTACTGATGGGCTTAATCTTGTTGAAAGTACCAAAATTAATCGGTCCATATATGCCATACATAATGTCGTTTATTCACTGAATGCCAACGAAAGCCATGTACCTTACCGGGAAAGCAAGCTTACTCACATGTTAAAAGATTCTTTGGGTGGGCTGAACAGAATTTTAATGATCACTTGCTTG aACCCATCCTTTTGCCAAGATTCTGTGTACATGGTGAGTTTAGCATCTCGGTCTTGTCTAGGTATCAATCGGGGTGCAGTGGACTCCACAAAGAAAGCCAAAAGTTCAACAAGACCAATGGTGCCTTCTTCACATAAGAAGAATATTCTACCTGGAAGTGTTTCCACTACTGTGAAGAAACATACAGCTTCAAAAGTGCATCTTTCTGAAAAGAAAGCCAATTGTTTGGCTTCTGCACTGAAAGGAAG gAAACTATTTGATGAAGCAATTCATCAGACCACATCTGAGAAG GCAAGTTCCTTACCTGACATTGTTTCAACTGTTGAACCTTTGGAGCAGGAAGAG gGGAAGTGCATTTCAAATGATACCAATGTAACAGTGCTTTCAGAAGTg GAAAATGAAAATCCATTAGCAGTTGTCGTGAAGGATATAGAATCTACTTCTCCATTGCAAAAG GAAGCTTCCCCATTACCAATTTCTAGTGCAGTGAAAACTCCAATACCAAATAAG gattttctGGCTAGTGAGGTTTCTGTTTATGGTGAGGACCATCATGAGCAAGATACTACCTATGCTAATGGCAGCA GTGATGGCATGGATAAGGAAAACCAACATATTTTGGCCAATGAAAGTGTTTCACCACCAATAAGTTCAAGACTACGAGAATTATCAAACAGCCTCAAACTACTCTGTTCTTCAACTTCATCATATGATCAAGTGTCTACTGAAATTGTGGAACCAAAAACACCAATAATGGAACAAAGTAGGACACTTGATGATAGATGGGATGTTGCAGATGTCAGCAGTCCTTGGGGAACATTTAGTATGCGCAGTTCTGGAATGAAG AATTCCCTTGTTCAGGAATATCTTAGGTTTCTAAACACAGCTGACAa GGAAGATTTGAAAAGATTAAAG gGAATAGGAGAGAAGAGAGCTACCTATATTGTTAAACTTCGTGAAGAATCTCCTGAGCCCTTAAAGAGC CTTGATGATCTAACAAAGGTTGGACTTTCAGCAAAACAG ATAAAGGGCATGATGAAAAAGGAGGCTGCGAAGCTTTTTAATTAG